The genome window GTACGTCATAGCCAAAAACGGCGAAAAGCTTAGCCTAAAACAAAGCGGCGAAAACTACCACTACGAAAGAGGCAAGCTTGAAGACGGCTCTTACCTTATAGCTGGCGAGTACAAGCCTACGTTTTGGACAAAAGCTAGCGATGGCACATGGCATATGGGCAAAACCAAAGAGGATATCAAAGACGCCAAATACTGCAAAAAAGCAAGCATGAGCGCAAAAGGCGTCATAAACAAAAACGCGAAGGACAACTCCGTAACAAAGCCTTCCAATCAGCGTTTAGAGATAGTTCCGCTTGAAAATCCGGCAAATTTCAAAGTTGGCGTACCGTTTAAAGTTAAAATTCTATTTGAAGGCAAACCGCTAGAAAGCGCTACGCTTAATGGAACATTTGACGGCTTTTTGAAAGAAAAAAGTGCATTTCACGGCGAAACTGAGCCAGACGGCACGATAGAGGTGCTAGCTCTTAAACCTGGAAAGTGGCTACTACAAGTGGTGCATAAAATGCCGTTTACCGACTCAAAAATTTGCGATGACGAGACGATCGCAGCAACTCTTGCGTTTGAGCTAAAATAGATCAAATTTGCAAGATCGCATCTTAAATTTATTAAAGGGCGTAGCAAGATGCGCCCTACTATTTTGCATTTTAAACTAAATTTTCCCGGTAAATTTTATAAAATCGTTGTTACGATAAAAGAACTTCTAAAGCGATAAACTCAAAACAAGCAGTTAAATTTATCGGTAAATTTATTTTTCACTACGCAACTCCGCAAACACGCTGGCGAAATCGTGCGAGATAAAGGGCTCGAGCGATGCCAAAATGACCGCCGTCGCGCCTGCAAATTTAGAGCTGATTTTTAGCGGCACGTGCATCGTGCAAGTATTTTCAAACGGCGGCAAGGCGCACGAAATTTGCGAAAAATACCTAAAAAATCAAATTTTAAACGCAACGGGTAAAGAGCCCGCCAAGCTACCCTCTACTAGCCCGGCGAATGCAAATTTTAGCTTTGAAAGGCTCATGCAAGAGTGGACGATCATCGCGGAAGCACTAAAAGACGGTTAAATTTGGCAAGAGCCCTTAAATTTAACTCATCCAAAATAAAAATAATCGCGCCTTCATCTTAAATTTAGCTTTAAATTTTAAAATTACCCAAATCAAACAAAACAGAAAAAACCATGAAAATCCTAAAATTTCTATTTTTACTTCCGCTTCTAGCGATCGGTGCGCAGGCACTGGAGCCAAAAATCGTAATGAAGCCCGAAGCGAGCCTAAAAAACGGGCTTTACTACGTAAAAGGCAAGCTCTACGACGGCACGCTAAAGATGCTTCGATACAGCGTCGAGGACCTATATGACGTAAATGCGATGGGCATGGTCTATCCGAGGCTAAAACCTCTGCCGCCCACGCTCATACGCGAGATAGATGTGCAGGGCGGCACGGCGGTGCGATATCGAGACTATTTTGACGGTAGGGACAAACCCTCAAACGAATACCCCCTAAAAAACGGCGTCCGCGAGGGCACGGCAAAGCACTACCACGCAGATAGCGGCGCGCTGATGGGCGAGAGCGAATACAAAAATGACGTCCGTGACGGGCGCTACCGCCGCTACTACTTTGACGAGGGCGGCGCGTTAAAGCAGGAGGGCTTTTTCAAGGCGGACAGGCGAGAGGGCGTATTTACCGACTATTACGTTAGCGGCGAGGTTAGCGCACGCAGCCCATACGTCGGCGGGCTACGAAACGGCGAGGATATCGACTACTACAAAAGCGGCAAAATCCGCGGCGTGCGAACCTACAAAGAGGGTAAGCGAGAAGGCGCGGAAAAATGGTACTACGAAAGCGGCGCCTTGGAGGAGACGGGCGAATACAAAAACGACCGTAAAAACGGCGCTTGGAAGCGATTTTACGAAAACGGCAAAACGCGCGTGGTAGAAAATTACAAAGACGGCGAAAAGGACGGCGTAGCGCGCGAATACTACCCAAGCGGCAAGCTACGAGGCGAATACGAGTACAAAGACGGCCGCCAAACGGGCGCGGGGTTGGACTACTACGAGAGCGGGGCGCCGGCGGCAAAAGTAATGTTTAAAGACGGGCGCTATCACGGGCTGTACGAGGAGTATCACGAAAACGGCAAGCTAAAAGCCAGAGTGATGTTTGAGGACGGGCTGGAGGTCGGCGAGGCGCGCCACTACTACGCAAACGGAAAACTAGAGGCCGAGGGGGAGTTTGAGCGAGGCAGGCTCATCCGCGCCAAAAAATACGATGAAGCGGGTAAGCTAATCAGCGACAAGTCCGATAAAAACGGACTTCCGCGGGATTGAGCTTGGATAAATTTAAATTTAAGTGGAGCCAAATTTGATCTATACGGCTTAAATTCGGCGCTTTGGTAAAATTTGGCTTTATAGCTTTTTTAAATTTTAAGCACATACAAGACGTTAAATTTGATCTTAAACACGCCGCATTAGTCTAAAATTTTAATAAAAATCAAAGTTACATAAAATAATAGTAGTCTAAAAAAATTAAAAAATAATTTTTATTTTAGCTTAATATATCAATATTTGTAGTAAAATTTGCTCTGGATTTAATACACAAAAACACTAAAAAGGAGCAAAATATGGCTGCTACAGGTATTATTATCGGCACGGTAGTGCTGTTTATCGTGGGCTGGGCGATAGTGCGGGGTAAGTACGCGCCGCTCGTGCTTTTTCTTTCGGGCGTTTTTATGTTGATTTGCTCGGTCGCGCTAGGCACGGGGAATTTTATGCCTAAACAGGCCGTAGCGACGGGCAACGCCTACCTAAATATCATCGAGTTTATACGATATATGTTCTCAAACAGATTTGCAAATTTAGGCCTTATCATCATGTTTATGGTGGGTTTTGCGAGCTATATGACGCATATCGGCGCGAACCACGCTTTCGTTTCTATCGCTACGAAGCGCTTTGCTAGGATCAAAAACCCATACGTCATGGTATTCGTCGCATTTGCGGTGGCTAAGCTCATCAGTATGGTCATCACTAGCGCGGTAGGCCTTGGCGTGCTGTGTCTTGCACTGCTAGGGCCCGTACTCATCTCGCTTGGACTAAACAAGCTCACCGTAGGCTCGATCTGCGCGATGTCGGGAGCCGCCTCGATGGTGCTCATCGGCGCATCGACTGCTGCTGCGGCGAAGGCTACGCAGCTTAGTATCCTTGACTATGTTTTCGTCTATAAGATCCCTGCTGCGCTTCCGACCTCGATCGTGATGGGTATCGCGCTCGTTTTTTGGAACAGATATCTGGATAAAAAAGAGGGCTGGGTGTGCAGCGAGCACGTGGGCGAAGTAATGGAATTTGACGGCGCAGTGCAAAATCCGCAGACCGCCGCGCCTAAAATTTACGCGATACTGCCGTTTTTGCCGATGATTTTAGTGGTCGTATTTTCGCAGTACTGCATCGCCTCTATCAAGCTTGATATCTCGGCTATCATCATCCTATCAGTCGTCATCGCGATGCTTTTTGAGGCGGTCAGGCATAGGTTTAAATTTGACCCGATTGCCGAGGGAGTCAAGGTATTTTTCCAAGCGATGGGCAAGAGCCTAAGCGGCGTCGTGATCCTTATCATCGCAGCGGGCGTATTTGCAGAAGGCTTTAAGGCTCTAGGCATGCTCGATAGTATCGTTAAGCTCGCAAATTCGCTTGGCTTTGGCGGCTTTGGCATGTCGGTGCTTTTCGTCGTCATCACGACGCTTGTTACGATCATCTCCGGCTCAAACGGCGCAAGCTTCTACCCGCTCATCGAGATGGTACCGCATA of Campylobacter showae contains these proteins:
- a CDS encoding DUF4198 domain-containing protein, producing the protein MNKHLFALLALAAFSSHSLAHEFWLFGSSKDVTSVEIGYADDFPTVEKIPDNRIALFEAPYVIAKNGEKLSLKQSGENYHYERGKLEDGSYLIAGEYKPTFWTKASDGTWHMGKTKEDIKDAKYCKKASMSAKGVINKNAKDNSVTKPSNQRLEIVPLENPANFKVGVPFKVKILFEGKPLESATLNGTFDGFLKEKSAFHGETEPDGTIEVLALKPGKWLLQVVHKMPFTDSKICDDETIAATLAFELK
- the dcuC gene encoding C4-dicarboxylate transporter DcuC; translated protein: MAATGIIIGTVVLFIVGWAIVRGKYAPLVLFLSGVFMLICSVALGTGNFMPKQAVATGNAYLNIIEFIRYMFSNRFANLGLIIMFMVGFASYMTHIGANHAFVSIATKRFARIKNPYVMVFVAFAVAKLISMVITSAVGLGVLCLALLGPVLISLGLNKLTVGSICAMSGAASMVLIGASTAAAAKATQLSILDYVFVYKIPAALPTSIVMGIALVFWNRYLDKKEGWVCSEHVGEVMEFDGAVQNPQTAAPKIYAILPFLPMILVVVFSQYCIASIKLDISAIIILSVVIAMLFEAVRHRFKFDPIAEGVKVFFQAMGKSLSGVVILIIAAGVFAEGFKALGMLDSIVKLANSLGFGGFGMSVLFVVITTLVTIISGSNGASFYPLIEMVPHIAAKLNVSSVMLVLPMHQASTIARPLSPVAGVVVAIAGMLKCSPLDIVKRCSVPAVLGLLSHHIFVFLLSL
- a CDS encoding toxin-antitoxin system YwqK family antitoxin, coding for MKILKFLFLLPLLAIGAQALEPKIVMKPEASLKNGLYYVKGKLYDGTLKMLRYSVEDLYDVNAMGMVYPRLKPLPPTLIREIDVQGGTAVRYRDYFDGRDKPSNEYPLKNGVREGTAKHYHADSGALMGESEYKNDVRDGRYRRYYFDEGGALKQEGFFKADRREGVFTDYYVSGEVSARSPYVGGLRNGEDIDYYKSGKIRGVRTYKEGKREGAEKWYYESGALEETGEYKNDRKNGAWKRFYENGKTRVVENYKDGEKDGVAREYYPSGKLRGEYEYKDGRQTGAGLDYYESGAPAAKVMFKDGRYHGLYEEYHENGKLKARVMFEDGLEVGEARHYYANGKLEAEGEFERGRLIRAKKYDEAGKLISDKSDKNGLPRD